A portion of the Faecalibacterium sp. I3-3-89 genome contains these proteins:
- a CDS encoding mechanosensitive ion channel family protein gives MIFTIHDLGFSFAGLLLEGWFAFAARCVCALALLFVGWVCCRWLRKKLFPRLLQRSWHFAFTHPLLESFASPAARIAWYTGIYLALRSLPWAIPGFPALLLKVYRMLLVFLIGTGFYHASSIAALLLASSSEEVRTNRTLLTLLDKAYKIVVVLLCGATIAQESGLPVGSIVASAGLVGLTISLAAQDMAKNFFSGVVILLDKPFSIGDWISVGEVEGEVVDINFRSTKIRALDNSVYILTNSTVSSATINNATLRNKRLYRFTLGVTYDTTRPQLEKLMADLTAMLKASPDAYEDTAFVRMTGFGDSSINLMVSAYLRTADYGVFLRMQNDLNLNIMDVMKADGVEFAFPSTTVYLEKEG, from the coding sequence ATGATCTTTACCATCCATGATTTAGGCTTTTCGTTCGCCGGGCTGCTGCTGGAAGGCTGGTTCGCCTTTGCAGCCCGGTGCGTCTGTGCGCTGGCTCTGCTGTTCGTCGGCTGGGTCTGCTGCCGCTGGCTCCGGAAAAAGCTCTTCCCCCGCCTGTTGCAGCGCAGCTGGCACTTCGCCTTTACCCATCCCCTGCTGGAGAGCTTCGCCAGCCCCGCCGCCCGCATCGCGTGGTATACCGGCATCTATCTGGCCCTGCGCAGCCTGCCGTGGGCCATTCCCGGCTTCCCGGCCCTCCTGCTGAAGGTCTACCGGATGCTGCTGGTCTTCCTCATCGGCACCGGCTTCTACCACGCCTCCAGCATCGCGGCCCTCCTGCTGGCCTCGTCCAGCGAGGAAGTCCGCACCAACCGCACCCTCCTCACCCTGCTGGATAAGGCCTACAAGATCGTTGTCGTCCTGCTCTGCGGCGCGACCATCGCGCAGGAGAGCGGCCTGCCTGTGGGCAGCATCGTGGCCAGTGCGGGTCTTGTCGGCCTGACCATCTCGCTGGCCGCGCAGGACATGGCCAAGAACTTCTTCAGCGGCGTGGTCATCCTGCTGGACAAGCCCTTCTCCATCGGCGACTGGATCTCCGTCGGCGAGGTGGAGGGAGAAGTGGTGGACATCAACTTCCGTTCCACCAAGATACGGGCCTTGGACAACTCGGTCTACATCCTCACCAACAGCACCGTCAGCAGCGCCACCATCAACAACGCCACCCTCCGCAACAAGCGGCTCTACCGCTTTACGCTGGGCGTCACCTACGATACCACCCGCCCCCAGCTGGAAAAGCTGATGGCTGACCTGACCGCCATGCTGAAAGCCAGCCCCGACGCCTACGAGGACACCGCCTTTGTCCGGATGACCGGCTTCGGCGATTCCAGCATCAACCTGATGGTCTCCGCCTATCTTCGCACCGCCGACTACGGCGTCTTCCTGCGGATGCAGAACGACCTGAACCTGAACATCATGGACGTGATGAAGGCCGACGGTGTGGAATTTGCCTTTCCCTCCACGACGGTCTATCTCGAAAAAGAGGGCTGA
- a CDS encoding aldo/keto reductase has protein sequence MEYRNWNQKDGTGRSISTSLLGYGCMRFPTLPDGSIDEVRAEKLLNTAREAGVNYFDTAFPYHGGASEPFVGRIIAKWPRESFYLATKLPVWNCKTLDEAKAIFEQQFQRLGVDYIDFYLLHSLHKARYDAAKEMGIVDWLWEQKAAGRIRSFGFSCHDNAAGFEHILRDQPWDFCQLQYNYLDTDDRAEEIAGDRGYALTEERNVPLIIMEPIKGGTLAQLPPDAAAPLRALDPAASAASWALRWVASHKNVKVVLSGMSAEDQLGDNLSTFGQFRPVTDAENAAIRQTADILRSHIRVGCTGCRYCIPCPMGVDIPDNFSIWNKLGMFGQKDAIRQQWTAHFPDAEKASHCVRCGKCEAVCPQHLPIRDSLAKLQTELDSL, from the coding sequence ATGGAGTATCGGAACTGGAACCAAAAAGACGGCACCGGACGAAGCATCTCCACCTCCCTGCTGGGATATGGATGTATGCGCTTTCCCACCCTGCCGGACGGCAGCATCGACGAGGTGCGGGCCGAAAAGCTGCTGAACACGGCCCGGGAGGCGGGCGTCAACTATTTTGACACTGCCTTCCCCTACCACGGCGGCGCAAGTGAGCCTTTCGTGGGCCGCATCATCGCAAAGTGGCCCCGGGAGAGCTTCTACCTCGCCACCAAGCTGCCTGTCTGGAACTGCAAGACCCTCGACGAGGCCAAGGCCATCTTCGAGCAGCAATTCCAGCGGCTGGGCGTGGACTACATCGACTTCTACCTGCTGCATTCCCTGCACAAGGCCCGCTATGACGCGGCCAAGGAGATGGGCATCGTGGATTGGCTCTGGGAGCAGAAAGCCGCCGGGCGCATCCGCAGCTTCGGCTTCTCCTGCCACGACAACGCAGCAGGCTTCGAGCACATCCTGCGGGACCAGCCGTGGGACTTCTGCCAGCTGCAATACAACTATCTTGACACCGACGACCGGGCTGAAGAGATCGCAGGCGACCGGGGCTACGCCCTCACCGAAGAGCGGAATGTCCCCCTCATCATCATGGAACCCATCAAGGGCGGCACGCTGGCCCAGCTCCCGCCGGATGCCGCTGCGCCGCTGCGCGCACTGGACCCCGCCGCCAGCGCCGCCTCGTGGGCGCTGCGCTGGGTGGCCAGCCATAAAAATGTGAAGGTCGTCCTCTCCGGCATGAGTGCAGAGGACCAGCTGGGCGACAACCTCTCCACCTTCGGACAGTTCCGGCCCGTGACCGACGCCGAGAACGCCGCCATCCGCCAGACTGCCGACATCCTGCGCAGCCACATCAGGGTCGGCTGCACCGGCTGCCGCTACTGTATACCCTGCCCGATGGGGGTGGACATCCCGGACAATTTCAGCATCTGGAACAAACTGGGGATGTTCGGCCAGAAGGACGCCATCCGTCAGCAGTGGACGGCCCACTTCCCCGACGCCGAAAAGGCCAGCCACTGTGTCCGCTGCGGCAAATGCGAGGCCGTTTGTCCCCAGCACCTGCCCATCCGGGACTCCCTCGCAAAGCTTCAGACCGAGCTGGACAGCTTATAA
- the dusB gene encoding tRNA dihydrouridine synthase DusB — protein sequence MEPLKIGNITLPHRAVFGPMAGFTDAPCRRLMAQHGAGFTVSEMVSSRALVYHDHKTVSLLKAEPNGAPYGVQIFGEVPEIMGEAAAAIEAYSFDFLDINMGCPAPKIVSGGAGSKLMLDPDLCGRIVEQVKAHTSRPVTVKMRKGWDADHITAVECAKACEQAGAQLIAVHARTREQMYTPGIDPDIIAKVKAAVKVPVLGNGDIHTAEDAVEMMSRTGCDGVMIARGALGDPWLFERVNAAIEGLPAPKEPNLQARMNALRRQVEEMVEQKGEYTAMPQARAQTMHYMKGLKGAAALRRCCCTLSRLEDLDELIAAVFEEQRKAGQDPDDVREVPFP from the coding sequence ATGGAACCTTTGAAGATCGGAAATATCACCCTGCCCCACCGGGCAGTATTCGGCCCGATGGCGGGCTTCACGGACGCGCCTTGCCGTCGGCTGATGGCCCAGCACGGCGCAGGCTTTACGGTCAGCGAGATGGTGTCCAGCCGGGCGCTGGTCTACCACGACCACAAGACGGTCAGCCTGCTCAAGGCCGAACCCAACGGTGCACCCTATGGCGTGCAGATCTTTGGCGAGGTGCCGGAGATCATGGGCGAGGCCGCAGCGGCCATCGAAGCATACTCCTTCGACTTTCTGGACATCAATATGGGCTGTCCGGCCCCCAAGATTGTCTCGGGCGGCGCGGGCAGCAAGCTGATGCTGGACCCTGACCTCTGCGGCCGCATCGTCGAGCAGGTCAAGGCCCACACCTCCCGTCCGGTGACGGTCAAGATGCGGAAAGGCTGGGACGCCGACCATATCACGGCAGTGGAGTGCGCGAAAGCCTGCGAACAGGCGGGAGCGCAGCTCATCGCAGTCCATGCCCGCACCCGGGAGCAGATGTACACCCCGGGCATCGACCCGGACATCATCGCCAAGGTCAAGGCGGCAGTGAAGGTGCCTGTGCTGGGCAACGGCGACATCCACACGGCAGAGGATGCCGTGGAGATGATGTCCCGCACCGGCTGCGACGGCGTCATGATCGCCCGGGGAGCGCTGGGCGACCCGTGGCTCTTTGAGCGGGTGAATGCCGCCATCGAGGGCCTGCCCGCCCCCAAGGAGCCGAATCTGCAGGCCCGGATGAACGCTCTCCGCCGTCAGGTGGAGGAGATGGTGGAGCAGAAGGGCGAGTATACGGCCATGCCGCAGGCCCGCGCCCAGACCATGCACTATATGAAGGGCCTCAAGGGCGCTGCCGCCCTCCGCCGCTGCTGCTGCACCCTGTCCCGTCTAGAAGATCTGGACGAGCTGATTGCGGCAGTATTCGAAGAGCAGCGCAAAGCCGGGCAGGACCCGGACGATGTGCGGGAAGTCCCCTTCCCGTAA
- a CDS encoding tyrosine-type recombinase/integrase codes for MASIVKRKSKYSVVYDYTDENGKRRQRWETFSTNAEAKKRKKQIEYEQDSGTFFIPTAKTLNDLLDEYMSIYGVNTWAMSTYESRRGLARNYITPIIGDMLLSDITPRMMDKYYRDLLSVKTVSVNNRKPTSEYLTPHTVREIHKLLRSAFNQAVRWELISRNPVLNATLPKEEHKERDIWTAETLSKAMEVCDDPILSLALNLAFSCSLRIGEMLGLTWDCIDIAPQSIENGSAYIFVNKELQRVTRGALDDLSDKGVIKKFPPCIASTHTALVLKEPKTKTSIRRVYLPKTVAYMLVERKKEIDELMELFGDEYIDNNLVFCSSNGRPMESQVINRAFNKLIKENGLPHVVFHSLRHSSITYKLKLNGGDMKSVQGDSGHAQVKMVADVYSHIIDEDRCINAQRLEEAFYSSKTPDPVEDTEPKTADTAVTESDESDAAKILELLKNPETAALLKQLAKAL; via the coding sequence ATGGCATCTATCGTGAAGCGTAAAAGCAAATATTCTGTGGTGTATGATTACACAGATGAAAACGGAAAACGCAGACAGCGTTGGGAAACCTTCAGCACAAATGCAGAAGCAAAAAAACGAAAAAAGCAAATTGAGTATGAGCAGGACTCTGGAACCTTCTTTATTCCTACGGCAAAGACCCTGAACGATCTGCTCGATGAATATATGTCCATCTATGGTGTAAATACCTGGGCAATGTCAACATATGAAAGCCGCCGTGGTCTGGCGAGAAACTACATAACTCCTATTATCGGAGATATGTTACTATCCGACATCACTCCAAGGATGATGGATAAGTATTACCGCGATCTGCTCTCTGTGAAAACGGTAAGCGTCAACAACCGCAAACCCACAAGCGAATATCTGACCCCGCATACAGTAAGAGAAATTCACAAGCTACTTCGCAGTGCCTTTAATCAGGCGGTGCGTTGGGAACTAATCAGCCGTAACCCTGTCCTGAATGCGACACTTCCCAAAGAAGAACATAAAGAACGGGATATATGGACTGCCGAAACGCTGAGCAAGGCGATGGAAGTCTGTGATGATCCTATCCTCTCCCTTGCCTTAAATCTGGCGTTCTCCTGCTCTTTACGCATTGGCGAAATGCTGGGCCTTACCTGGGACTGCATTGATATTGCACCACAGAGCATAGAAAATGGTTCAGCTTATATATTCGTCAACAAAGAGCTGCAACGGGTTACACGAGGTGCATTGGACGATTTGAGCGACAAAGGTGTTATTAAGAAGTTTCCACCTTGCATAGCCAGTACCCATACTGCTCTGGTCCTGAAAGAGCCTAAAACCAAAACCAGTATTCGCCGCGTGTACCTGCCGAAAACAGTTGCCTATATGCTGGTAGAGAGAAAAAAAGAAATCGACGAGCTGATGGAGCTGTTTGGAGACGAATACATCGACAATAACCTGGTCTTTTGCTCCAGCAATGGCCGTCCGATGGAAAGCCAGGTGATTAACCGTGCTTTCAATAAACTTATCAAAGAAAACGGACTGCCTCATGTTGTATTCCATTCTCTCCGTCACTCCAGTATCACCTACAAGCTGAAACTCAATGGCGGCGATATGAAATCCGTCCAGGGCGACTCTGGTCATGCTCAGGTAAAAATGGTTGCAGATGTCTACTCTCACATCATCGACGAGGATCGCTGCATAAACGCTCAGCGATTGGAGGAAGCATTTTACTCATCCAAGACTCCTGACCCTGTTGAAGATACAGAGCCTAAAACTGCGGATACTGCCGTCACTGAAAGTGATGAAAGTGATGCAGCGAAGATACTGGAACTGCTTAAAAATCCCGAAACTGCCGCACTGCTCAAGCAGCTGGCAAAAGCTTTATAA
- a CDS encoding TrkH family potassium uptake protein, whose product MGKTKKKEWTLRRPNKGWLAGSSATQTICISFLLVIAVGTLLLTLPISSRTGRLGVIDAMFTATSATCVTGLIVRDTWSQFSLFGQVVILMLIQVGGLGLVTLTSFFALAARRRMGFRDLRLLGESVSADGLSKATEVLKIVIKLAAAFEAVGIVLLLFAFVPQFGAEGVWVSVFTAISAFCNAGFDLFGQFGAYSSLVPYVNNYYVQAVVMFMIMAGGLGFMVWVELAEYRKKRRLSLHAKVVLQFSAIFWVGGAVLLALLEWSNPKTMGGLSVPSKLMAALFQSVSTRTAGMNTIDLAACSPISKLLMSVLQFIGAAPGSTGGGVKVTTFAVLILTIRSVAQGRDDCVIGGHHIESKTVYRALTIIVLGAVAAFGSAVVVYYNTAETVSVIDCIFESCSAFGTVGLSVGVTGQLNTGAKLLYMACMFMGRVGPVSLAISLTAKPDDNKRKVLPVGHINVG is encoded by the coding sequence ATGGGAAAAACCAAAAAGAAAGAATGGACGCTCCGCCGCCCCAACAAGGGCTGGCTGGCGGGCAGCAGCGCAACGCAGACCATCTGCATCAGCTTCCTGCTGGTCATCGCGGTGGGGACGCTGCTGCTGACTCTGCCCATTTCCAGCAGGACGGGGCGGCTGGGGGTCATCGACGCGATGTTCACCGCCACCAGTGCCACCTGTGTGACAGGTCTGATCGTGCGGGATACATGGAGCCAGTTTTCGCTGTTTGGGCAGGTAGTCATCCTGATGCTCATTCAGGTGGGCGGCCTTGGCCTCGTCACCCTGACCAGCTTTTTTGCGCTGGCAGCCCGGCGGCGGATGGGCTTCCGCGACCTGCGGCTGCTGGGTGAGAGCGTCTCGGCAGATGGCCTGTCCAAGGCTACCGAGGTGCTGAAGATCGTCATCAAGCTGGCAGCGGCCTTCGAGGCCGTGGGCATCGTGCTGCTGCTCTTCGCCTTCGTGCCCCAGTTCGGCGCAGAGGGCGTGTGGGTCAGCGTGTTCACGGCTATTTCGGCCTTCTGCAATGCAGGCTTTGACCTCTTTGGGCAGTTTGGGGCCTATTCCTCGCTGGTGCCCTATGTCAACAACTACTATGTGCAGGCGGTCGTCATGTTTATGATCATGGCCGGAGGCTTGGGATTCATGGTCTGGGTGGAGCTGGCGGAGTACCGCAAAAAGCGGCGTCTCTCCCTCCACGCGAAGGTCGTGCTGCAGTTCTCGGCCATCTTCTGGGTGGGCGGTGCGGTGCTGCTGGCCCTGCTGGAGTGGTCGAATCCCAAGACGATGGGCGGCCTGTCCGTCCCGAGCAAGCTGATGGCGGCGCTGTTCCAGTCGGTGTCCACCCGTACCGCCGGTATGAATACCATCGACCTCGCAGCGTGCAGCCCTATCAGCAAGCTTCTGATGAGTGTGCTGCAGTTCATCGGTGCGGCCCCCGGCTCGACGGGCGGCGGCGTCAAGGTGACGACCTTTGCGGTGCTCATCCTGACCATCCGCAGTGTGGCACAGGGCCGCGACGACTGCGTCATCGGCGGACACCACATCGAGTCCAAAACGGTCTACCGCGCACTGACCATCATCGTCCTCGGCGCAGTGGCGGCGTTCGGTTCGGCTGTCGTGGTCTACTACAACACGGCTGAGACGGTGTCGGTCATCGACTGTATCTTCGAGTCCTGCTCGGCGTTCGGTACGGTGGGCCTGTCGGTGGGCGTCACAGGGCAGCTGAACACCGGCGCAAAGCTGCTGTATATGGCTTGTATGTTCATGGGCCGTGTCGGCCCGGTGTCGCTGGCCATCAGCCTGACGGCCAAGCCCGACGACAACAAGCGGAAGGTGCTTCCGGTGGGCCACATCAACGTGGGCTAA
- a CDS encoding helix-turn-helix domain-containing protein, with protein MQKQRVKTSMSVPEMGKMLGLGKVESYWLVKKNYFKTIQVAGRMRVMLDSFEDWYAGQFHYKKVDGTPPGEKWRHTTMSVPEMADLLGLKSGTAYDLVKRGYFETILIDRRIRIITSSFEAWYQKQTHYVKISERSNENGIYREA; from the coding sequence ATGCAAAAACAAAGAGTAAAGACCAGTATGTCTGTACCAGAGATGGGCAAAATGCTTGGGCTTGGTAAAGTAGAATCCTACTGGTTGGTTAAAAAGAACTATTTCAAAACAATTCAAGTGGCCGGACGAATGAGAGTTATGCTGGATAGCTTTGAAGATTGGTATGCCGGCCAGTTCCACTATAAAAAAGTGGATGGTACACCGCCCGGAGAGAAATGGAGGCATACTACGATGTCAGTTCCGGAAATGGCGGATCTTTTGGGGCTGAAATCTGGCACAGCTTATGACCTTGTTAAAAGGGGCTATTTTGAGACGATCTTGATTGATCGAAGAATTCGTATCATTACCAGCAGTTTTGAAGCCTGGTATCAAAAGCAAACTCATTATGTGAAAATCTCAGAAAGGAGCAATGAAAATGGCATCTATCGTGAAGCGTAA
- the yfbR gene encoding 5'-deoxynucleotidase translates to MKLYPFSALLARMKYITRWSLMHSTRPESLSEHTCDTALMAHILCLIARRYTGTPCRPKTVAVAALYHDAPEIITGDMPTPVKYSSPGLRDAYKALEAESVASMTRLLPPELAEEVSPFISGSLLTAEEKRLLKAADRLSALVKCMEEQRSGNHEFDAALRQQQEALEGMHCPEADWFMAHCLPCFTQNLDELTRSE, encoded by the coding sequence ATGAAGCTATATCCCTTCAGCGCCCTTTTGGCGCGGATGAAATACATCACCCGGTGGAGTCTGATGCACTCCACCCGCCCGGAATCCCTCAGCGAGCACACCTGTGACACCGCCCTGATGGCGCACATCCTCTGCCTCATCGCGCGGCGGTACACCGGCACCCCCTGCCGCCCCAAGACGGTGGCGGTGGCAGCCCTCTACCACGACGCACCTGAGATCATCACCGGCGATATGCCCACGCCGGTGAAGTACAGCAGCCCCGGCCTGCGGGACGCCTACAAAGCGCTGGAAGCCGAGAGCGTGGCTTCCATGACCCGCCTGCTGCCGCCGGAGCTGGCCGAGGAGGTCAGCCCCTTCATCTCCGGCAGCCTGCTGACCGCCGAGGAAAAGCGTCTGCTGAAAGCCGCCGACCGGCTCTCGGCCCTCGTCAAGTGCATGGAGGAACAGCGCAGCGGCAACCATGAGTTCGACGCCGCGCTCCGTCAGCAGCAGGAGGCGCTGGAAGGGATGCATTGCCCCGAAGCCGACTGGTTCATGGCCCACTGTCTGCCCTGCTTCACCCAGAACCTCGACGAGCTGACCCGCAGCGAATAG
- a CDS encoding DUF3873 family protein, with product MEQSCLMPGQERWESFRDANGVSKIRYSYCSLKGRLFHCVSRSREEAERLCEDWLVGQDRCYRS from the coding sequence ATGGAGCAAAGCTGTTTGATGCCGGGACAGGAACGATGGGAGTCGTTCCGGGATGCAAATGGAGTGTCGAAGATCCGCTATTCTTACTGCTCGCTGAAGGGACGGCTGTTCCACTGCGTCAGCCGCAGCCGGGAAGAGGCCGAGCGGCTGTGCGAGGACTGGCTCGTGGGTCAGGACCGCTGCTACCGCAGCTGA
- a CDS encoding helix-turn-helix domain-containing protein has translation MFEARIAELNRFNEQNPVSYDKRTYTVDEIQDILGISRPTAYNLVKQGVFHSVRVGGHIRISKKSFDDWLDHADE, from the coding sequence ATGTTTGAAGCAAGAATTGCGGAATTGAACCGCTTTAATGAACAAAATCCTGTCAGCTATGACAAAAGAACCTATACGGTCGATGAGATTCAGGACATTCTGGGTATCAGTCGTCCCACAGCATATAATCTGGTAAAACAAGGTGTATTCCACAGCGTCAGAGTCGGCGGTCATATCCGCATTTCCAAAAAGAGCTTTGATGACTGGCTGGATCACGCAGATGAATGA
- a CDS encoding YfhO family protein encodes MDDLNHQAGSARLLNMPGRRDQMLRTMLLCALTAAVFFLPFYLIDGGFFHYAGDFNSQQISFYRYMNGFIKGGGYPDGMAGAARNTFSWATDLGSGAMNAYSFYLYGSPFFWLSLIFPQNWLPYLMVPLLILKFAVAGGGAYRYLCRYVRRTDYAMLGACLYAFSGFSVYNVFFNHFVDVVALFPWMLWALDETLYEQEKHYGLFAFWVGVNLLNNYFFFIGQVIFLVIYFICKLTTRDFPMDLRLFARLAFESLLGAALGFVLLWPAVLSLLQNPRTIDLSSGWGFLTYSKVQQYLAILLSWILPPDSPYITSIWSEGIIKWTSMSAYLPLCSLAGATAYWRARQGDSKKRIVAVCAVFALVPVLNSAFYALNSSYYARWYYMPVLILCAMTACGLESPDITADELDAPARGIGWLMLATLAFAVVPVQDSSTKEWSLGVLQNPGQYFVVLGFGLGGLVLYHFICRRWRGSRAFARRMTAAVLAFACLFSMVHIGIGKFGQWHTDSDLVEQYTSALQLKDDLPEGDWRVDTYETHDNLGLWLDKSCLQYFGSTAAPSILSFYPALGVKRDVRSEPEISNYALRGLLSVKYLITTPEKQEDFLAAADEGWDYYDTRDGFMLYENENYVPMGFTYDYYITEEEYEATVKNTRSNLLMRALVLSEEDAAVYGKYLKKLPEEKRNDLWYDTYVSDCADRRASACRVFQMTNSGFHAEIDLGKEELVFFSVPYDDGFTAYVNGQETDILRVDEGLMAVLAPAGENTIDFVYQADGFSLASKVSLAGLAVFVVYTGYFVWKKKKRC; translated from the coding sequence ATGGACGATCTGAATCATCAGGCCGGGAGCGCCCGGCTTCTCAATATGCCGGGGCGGCGGGATCAGATGCTCCGCACGATGCTGCTCTGCGCGCTGACGGCGGCAGTGTTCTTCCTGCCGTTCTATCTCATAGATGGCGGCTTTTTCCACTACGCCGGCGATTTCAACAGCCAGCAGATCAGCTTTTACCGTTACATGAACGGCTTCATCAAGGGGGGCGGCTACCCCGACGGCATGGCCGGTGCGGCCCGGAACACCTTCTCGTGGGCCACCGACCTCGGCAGCGGTGCGATGAACGCCTACTCCTTCTATCTGTACGGCTCGCCCTTCTTCTGGCTGTCGCTCATCTTCCCCCAGAACTGGCTACCCTACCTCATGGTGCCCCTGCTCATCCTCAAGTTCGCGGTGGCGGGCGGCGGCGCATACCGTTACCTCTGCCGCTACGTCCGCCGCACCGACTATGCGATGCTGGGCGCCTGCCTGTATGCGTTCTCGGGCTTCAGCGTCTACAATGTCTTTTTCAACCACTTTGTGGATGTGGTGGCCCTCTTCCCGTGGATGCTCTGGGCGCTGGATGAGACGCTCTACGAGCAGGAAAAGCACTATGGGCTTTTCGCGTTCTGGGTGGGGGTCAACCTGCTCAACAACTATTTCTTCTTCATCGGGCAGGTCATCTTCCTTGTCATCTATTTTATCTGCAAGCTGACCACCAGAGATTTCCCGATGGATCTCCGGCTCTTTGCCCGGCTGGCGTTCGAGAGCCTGCTGGGTGCAGCGCTGGGCTTCGTCCTGCTCTGGCCTGCCGTGCTGAGTCTGCTGCAGAACCCGCGAACCATCGATCTCTCGTCGGGATGGGGCTTCCTGACCTACTCGAAGGTGCAGCAGTATCTGGCCATTCTGCTGAGCTGGATCCTGCCGCCCGACTCGCCCTATATCACCTCCATCTGGTCGGAGGGCATCATCAAATGGACGAGTATGTCCGCCTACCTGCCCCTGTGCAGTCTGGCAGGCGCGACGGCCTACTGGCGGGCACGGCAGGGTGACAGCAAAAAGCGCATCGTCGCTGTCTGTGCCGTCTTTGCGCTGGTGCCGGTGCTCAACAGCGCCTTCTATGCCCTCAATTCCAGCTACTACGCCCGCTGGTACTATATGCCGGTGCTCATCCTCTGCGCCATGACGGCCTGCGGGCTGGAAAGCCCCGACATCACCGCCGACGAGCTGGACGCTCCGGCGCGGGGCATCGGCTGGCTGATGCTGGCGACGCTGGCGTTTGCCGTGGTGCCGGTGCAGGACAGCAGCACCAAAGAGTGGTCGCTGGGCGTTCTGCAGAATCCCGGCCAGTATTTCGTCGTTCTGGGCTTTGGTCTGGGGGGACTGGTGCTCTATCACTTCATCTGCCGCCGCTGGCGGGGCAGCCGGGCCTTTGCCCGCCGGATGACGGCGGCGGTGCTGGCCTTTGCCTGCCTGTTCAGCATGGTGCACATCGGCATCGGCAAGTTCGGCCAGTGGCACACGGACAGCGACCTTGTGGAGCAGTACACCTCGGCCCTCCAGCTGAAAGACGACCTGCCGGAGGGCGACTGGCGTGTGGACACTTATGAGACCCACGATAACCTCGGCCTCTGGCTCGACAAGAGCTGCCTGCAATACTTCGGCAGTACGGCCGCGCCCAGCATCCTCAGCTTCTACCCGGCGCTGGGCGTCAAGCGGGATGTCCGCAGTGAGCCGGAGATCTCGAATTACGCCCTGCGGGGCCTGCTGAGCGTGAAGTACCTCATCACCACCCCCGAAAAGCAGGAAGATTTTCTCGCCGCTGCCGACGAGGGGTGGGACTACTACGACACCCGGGACGGCTTCATGCTCTACGAGAACGAAAATTACGTTCCCATGGGCTTCACCTACGACTACTACATCACCGAAGAGGAGTACGAAGCTACGGTGAAGAACACCCGCTCGAACCTTCTGATGCGTGCGCTGGTGCTCAGCGAGGAGGATGCCGCAGTCTATGGTAAGTATCTCAAAAAGCTGCCTGAGGAGAAGCGGAACGACCTGTGGTATGACACCTATGTCTCCGACTGTGCCGACCGCCGGGCCTCTGCGTGCAGGGTGTTCCAGATGACCAACTCCGGCTTCCATGCGGAGATCGACCTCGGAAAGGAGGAACTCGTCTTCTTCTCCGTCCCCTACGACGACGGCTTCACGGCCTACGTCAATGGTCAGGAGACCGACATCCTCCGGGTGGATGAGGGGCTGATGGCGGTTCTGGCCCCGGCGGGGGAGAACACCATCGATTTCGTCTATCAGGCCGACGGCTTCTCGCTGGCCAGCAAGGTCTCGCTGGCCGGGCTGGCGGTGTTTGTGGTATACACGGGGTATTTTGTTTGGAAGAAAAAGAAACGCTGTTGA
- a CDS encoding ZIP family metal transporter has product MAAGIMLAASVWSLLLPAIERAEAGPLPVWLAPAAGLVLGAVGLLRLEEAAGRLMHGGGREHGRMGRVVLAVTLHNLPEGMVVGLAAALALRGEPEAVSGALALALGIGLQNIPEGAAVSLPLAQAGQGRRKAFCAGAASGLVEPLGALLALALAGWVSAALPWLMSAAAGCMVCVTAQEMIPEAVGQDEPAGVISVVLGFALMMALDIAL; this is encoded by the coding sequence ATGGCGGCGGGCATCATGCTGGCCGCCAGTGTGTGGAGCCTGCTCCTGCCCGCCATCGAGCGGGCAGAGGCCGGGCCGCTGCCGGTCTGGCTGGCCCCGGCAGCGGGGCTTGTGCTGGGCGCTGTGGGCTTGCTGCGACTGGAAGAAGCCGCCGGGCGGCTGATGCACGGCGGCGGGAGGGAGCATGGCCGGATGGGCCGGGTCGTGCTGGCTGTGACCCTCCACAACCTGCCGGAGGGGATGGTGGTGGGCCTTGCGGCGGCGCTGGCGCTGCGGGGCGAGCCGGAAGCCGTCAGCGGGGCACTGGCCCTTGCGCTGGGCATCGGCCTGCAGAACATCCCGGAGGGCGCGGCGGTGAGCCTGCCGCTGGCACAGGCCGGGCAGGGGAGGCGGAAAGCCTTCTGCGCCGGGGCTGCGTCGGGCCTCGTGGAGCCGCTGGGGGCGCTGCTGGCGCTGGCCCTCGCGGGCTGGGTGAGCGCCGCCCTGCCGTGGCTGATGAGCGCCGCCGCCGGGTGCATGGTCTGCGTGACGGCGCAGGAGATGATCCCTGAGGCCGTGGGGCAGGACGAACCGGCGGGCGTCATCAGCGTGGTGCTGGGCTTTGCCCTCATGATGGCGCTGGACATCGCGCTGTAA